From Syntrophales bacterium, a single genomic window includes:
- a CDS encoding RNA-binding protein — MEIYVGQLPYNVNESELKELFSEFGEIASVKLIMDHYSGRSKGFGFIDIPNNSEADAAIKALNKSMFKGREIKVNQVQETRREKRSKRRSRY, encoded by the coding sequence ATGGAAATTTATGTTGGACAACTGCCTTACAATGTAAACGAAAGTGAATTAAAAGAACTCTTCTCAGAGTTTGGTGAGATTGCCAGTGTCAAGTTGATCATGGATCACTATTCAGGAAGATCGAAAGGCTTTGGTTTTATCGACATACCGAACAATTCAGAAGCAGATGCAGCGATAAAAGCCTTGAATAAAAGCATGTTCAAGGGAAGAGAGATCAAAGTAAACCAGGTGCAGGAAACGCGCCGTGAAAAACGTTCGAAACGTCGTTCTCGATATTAG
- a CDS encoding ATP-binding cassette domain-containing protein, protein MITASNIALSYGKRVIFQDVNIKFTPGNCYGLIGANGSGKSTFLKILAGQLEPDRGEITKGRGERIAMLSQDQFAFDEYTVFNTVIIGHKKLYKVMAEREALYSKADFTEEDGIRSGELEAKFGEMNGYEAETEAAVLLNGLGIPEEMRQKKMKELDGSDKVRVLL, encoded by the coding sequence ATGATAACCGCATCCAACATTGCTCTCTCCTATGGCAAGAGGGTCATCTTCCAGGACGTCAATATCAAGTTCACCCCTGGCAACTGCTACGGCCTGATCGGGGCGAACGGCTCCGGAAAATCCACCTTTCTGAAGATCCTGGCAGGTCAGCTTGAGCCTGATCGGGGCGAGATTACCAAGGGGCGGGGAGAGCGCATCGCGATGCTCAGCCAGGACCAGTTCGCCTTTGACGAGTACACCGTTTTCAATACCGTGATCATAGGCCATAAGAAGCTCTACAAGGTGATGGCCGAGCGTGAGGCCCTCTATTCCAAGGCTGATTTTACCGAGGAAGACGGCATCCGTTCCGGAGAGTTGGAAGCCAAGTTCGGTGAAATGAACGGCTATGAGGCAGAGACAGAGGCCGCGGTGCTGTTAAACGGCCTCGGCATCCCGGAAGAGATGCGTCAGAAAAAGATGAAGGAGCTTGACGGCAGCGATAAGGTACGGGTACTGCTG